The Miscanthus floridulus cultivar M001 chromosome 17, ASM1932011v1, whole genome shotgun sequence genome has a window encoding:
- the LOC136516517 gene encoding uncharacterized protein isoform X2, producing the protein MVPERLEREFKSWGYICPKICQFGHAFILEILKLDACCSKMPEDELISHAGLDSAVYLRIYLVGKNICLGSLPLWLNLLYAPTFCVQYPFQWGASTFDAGEAFAMMAASFVALLECTGAFIAVSRLKHHFTGSTVNHPQRTPRPFSLVTSRSPPFASAAIRRNAGWRQKQENKRKMEALNLRHLSAVIKEAPKTPSPLKPKRRRIIEDAVVVPSPPRRSRRLAQLPEVKYAEIAPHTADRMTRSPRKPADLIYMARSGTISMKARLEGNKKGR; encoded by the exons ATGGTACCTGAAAGGCTCGAGAGAGAGTTCAAGTCATGGGGGTACATTTGTCCGAAAATTTGTCAATTTGGACATGCGTTCATACTTGAAATTCTTAAGTTGGATGCCTGCTGCTCCAAAATGCCTGAAGATGAGTTGATTAGCCATGCAGGTCTAGATTCAGCTGTGTATCTGAGGATTTACTTGGTCGG GAAAAACATATGTTTAGGAAGTTTGCCTCTATGGTTGAATCTGTTATATGCCCCCACATTTTGCGTTCAATATCCCTTTCAGTGGGGTGCTTCAACTTTTGATGCAGGTGAAGCTTTTGCAATGATGGCAGCATCATTTGTTGCTCTCTTGGAG TGCACCGGGGCCTTCATTGCTGTCTCTAG GCTCAAGCACCATTTTACTGGAAGCACAGTGAATCACCCTCAAAGGACTCCAAGACCCTTCTCTTTGGTGACAAGCCGGTCACCGCCTTTTGCATCAG CAGCAATCAGGAGAAACGCAGGATGGAGGCAGAAGCAGGAGAACAAGCGCAAGATGGAGGCGCTCAACCTGCGCCACCTCTCCGCCGTCATCAAGGAGGCCCCCAAGACCCCTTCCCCACTG AAGCCGAAGAGGcgcaggatcatcgaggacgcaGTCGTGGTTCCCTCGCCTCCCAGGAGGTCCCGCCGGCTTGCGCAACTCCCTGAGGTCAAGTACGCTGAG ATAGCACCACACACTGCAGATAGAATGACAAG GTCTCCTAGAAAACCAGCTGACCTCATCTACATGGCAAGAAGCGGAACAATTTCCATGAAAGCTAGGTTGGAAGGCAACAAAAAAGGCCGATGA
- the LOC136518841 gene encoding glucose and ribitol dehydrogenase homolog, with the protein MASSQKQFPPQQQGSQPGKEHAMEPRPEAIIQNYKAANKLKDKVALVTGGDSGIGRAVCLLFATEGASVAFTYVKGAEDKDAEETLRALRDISSRTGAREPMALPADLGYEDSCRKVVEEVASAHGGRIDVLVNNAAEQHERRSITDVTESDLDRVFRTNIISYFLATKHAVAHMAQGGSIINTASVVAYKGQKTLLDYTSTKGAIVSFTRALALQLADKGIRVNGVAPGPIWTPLIPASFGKEKVEQFGSEVPMKRAGQPAEVAPSYVFLASEQDSSYITGQFLHVNGGVIVNG; encoded by the exons ATGGCGTCGTCCCAGAAGCAGTTCCCGCCGCAGCAGCAGGGGTCCCAGCCCGGGAAGGAGCACGCCATGGAACCCCGCCCGGAGGCCATCATCCAGAATTACAAGGCGGCGAACAAgctcaaggacaaggtggcgctggTGACCGGCGGCGACTCGGGCATCGGGCGCGCGGTGTGCCTGCTGTTCGCGACGGAGGGCGCGTCGGTGGCCTTCACGTACGTGAAGGGCGCCGAGGACAAGGACGCGGAGGAGACGCTCCGCGCGCTGCGCGACATCTCCTCCCGCACGGGCGCGCGCGAGCCGATGGCGCTGCCCGCCGACCTCGGGTACGAGGACAGCTGCCggaaggtggtggaggaggtggcgaGCGCCCACGGCGGGCGCATCGACGTGCTCGTCAACAACGCCGCCGAGCAGCACGAGCGGCGGTCCATCACGGACGTCACCGAGTCCGACCTGGACCGCGTGTTCCGCACCAACATCATCTCCTACTTCCTGGCGACGAAGCACGCGGTGGCGCACATGGCGCAGGGTGGATCCATCATCAACACGGCGTCGGTGGTCGCGTACAAGGGCCAGAAGACGCTGCTGGACTACACGTCCACCAAGGGCGCCATCGTGTCGTTCACGCGCGCGCTGGCGCTGCAGCTGGCCGACAAGGGCATCCGCGTCAACGGCGTCGCCCCGGGGCCCATCTGGACGCCGCTCATCCCGGCGTCGTTCGGCAAGGAGAAGGTGGAGCAGTTCGGGTCCGAGGTGCCAATGAAGCGCGCCGGCCAGCCCGCCGAGGTCGCTCCCAGCTACGTCTTCCTCGCCAGCGAGCAGGACTCGTCGTACATCACCGGACAGTTCCTCCACGTCAACG GAGGCGTCATCGTCAATGGGTAG